The Microbacterium luteum genome includes a region encoding these proteins:
- a CDS encoding FadR/GntR family transcriptional regulator, producing the protein MAEPSTPAPSRAWQVVLEKIENDLLEGRLGPGDRLPAERELAGSLGVGRSSVREALRVLEVMGLIRTGTGSGPASGAIIVAAPTGGMQALLRLQVAAQGFPLHDVVRTRLALEEAVVDTLARDPDRSIRESRRVMAAMAATDLTPGEFLALDAQLHLSLAEASGNVVISAMMAGLRTSIESYVRRGADNIDDWDATAARLRDEHAEILAAVDDGDPARARRLVNEHISGYYAHAGLSR; encoded by the coding sequence ATGGCGGAACCGTCGACGCCTGCACCGTCGCGTGCGTGGCAGGTCGTGCTCGAGAAGATCGAGAACGATCTGCTCGAAGGGCGCCTCGGGCCGGGGGACCGGCTCCCCGCCGAGCGGGAGCTCGCCGGGAGCCTCGGCGTCGGCCGCTCGAGCGTGCGCGAGGCGCTTCGCGTGCTCGAGGTCATGGGACTCATCCGCACCGGCACCGGATCGGGCCCGGCATCGGGCGCGATCATCGTCGCCGCCCCGACGGGCGGCATGCAGGCCCTCCTGAGACTGCAGGTCGCCGCACAGGGCTTCCCCCTCCACGACGTCGTGCGCACGCGGCTCGCGCTCGAGGAAGCCGTCGTCGACACGCTCGCGCGGGACCCGGATCGGAGCATCCGGGAGTCCCGCCGCGTGATGGCGGCGATGGCGGCGACCGATCTGACGCCGGGGGAGTTCCTCGCGCTCGACGCGCAGCTGCACCTGAGCCTGGCCGAGGCATCGGGCAACGTCGTGATCTCCGCGATGATGGCCGGGCTCCGCACATCCATCGAGTCCTACGTTCGCCGGGGCGCCGACAACATCGACGACTGGGATGCGACGGCGGCGCGCCTGCGCGACGAGCACGCCGAGATCCTCGCGGCCGTCGACGACGGCGACCCCGCTCGCGCCCGCCGTCTCGTCAACGAGCACATCTCCGGCTACTACGCCCACGCGGGGCTGTCCCGCTGA
- a CDS encoding alpha-hydroxy acid oxidase codes for MVQRQLPKPAELLELMQFKKPELNPTRRRLEGALTIYDLQRIAKRRTPKAAYDYTDGAAEGELSLARARQAFEDIEFHPDVLRPAEHVDTSTEVLGGPSALPFGIAPTGFTRLMQTEGETAGAGAAGAAGIPFTLSTLGTTSIEDVKAANPTGRNWFQLYVMRDRDISYGLVRRAAEAGFDTLMFTVDTPIAGARLRDKRNGFSIPPQLTVGTILNAIPRPWWWIDFLTTPKLEFASLSTTGGTVGELLNAAMDPTISYEDLEIIRQMWPGKIVIKGVQNVADSKKLIDLGVDGIVLSNHGGRQLDRAPVPFHLLPQVVREVGKDATIMVDTGIMNGADIVASIALGAKFTLIGRAYLYGLMAGGRAGVDKTIDILRTELTRTMALLGVSSLEELEPRHVTQLQRMTPIAAPGARTAPRTRSTASKAGAKA; via the coding sequence ATGGTCCAGCGTCAGCTGCCCAAGCCCGCCGAGCTCCTCGAACTCATGCAGTTCAAGAAGCCCGAGCTGAATCCCACCCGGCGTCGTCTCGAGGGTGCCCTCACGATCTACGACCTGCAGCGCATCGCCAAGAGGCGCACGCCGAAGGCCGCTTACGACTACACCGACGGTGCCGCCGAGGGGGAGCTGTCGCTGGCGCGAGCGCGTCAGGCGTTCGAGGACATCGAGTTCCATCCTGACGTGCTGCGCCCCGCCGAGCACGTCGACACCTCGACCGAGGTGCTCGGGGGACCGAGCGCGCTGCCGTTCGGCATCGCGCCGACCGGCTTCACGCGTCTCATGCAGACGGAGGGCGAGACGGCCGGGGCGGGTGCTGCCGGAGCCGCCGGCATCCCGTTCACGCTGTCGACGCTCGGCACGACCTCGATCGAAGACGTCAAGGCCGCCAACCCCACCGGGCGCAACTGGTTCCAGCTCTACGTCATGCGCGACCGCGACATCTCGTACGGCCTCGTGCGCCGAGCCGCCGAAGCAGGCTTCGACACGCTCATGTTCACGGTCGACACGCCCATCGCCGGCGCGCGACTGCGAGACAAGCGCAACGGATTCTCGATCCCCCCGCAGCTGACGGTCGGCACCATCCTCAACGCCATCCCGCGCCCATGGTGGTGGATCGACTTCCTCACCACCCCCAAGCTGGAGTTCGCGTCGCTGTCGACGACAGGGGGAACGGTCGGCGAACTGCTCAACGCCGCGATGGATCCGACGATCAGCTACGAGGATCTCGAGATCATCCGGCAGATGTGGCCGGGGAAGATCGTCATCAAGGGTGTGCAGAACGTCGCCGACTCCAAGAAGCTCATCGACCTCGGGGTCGACGGCATCGTGCTCTCCAACCACGGTGGCCGTCAGCTGGACCGCGCACCCGTACCGTTCCACCTGCTCCCGCAGGTGGTGCGCGAGGTCGGCAAGGACGCCACGATCATGGTCGACACGGGCATCATGAACGGCGCGGACATCGTCGCATCGATCGCGCTGGGGGCGAAGTTCACCCTCATCGGCCGCGCGTACCTCTACGGCCTGATGGCCGGCGGGCGCGCCGGCGTCGACAAGACGATCGACATCCTGCGCACCGAACTCACGCGCACCATGGCCCTCCTCGGCGTCTCGTCGCTGGAGGAACTCGAGCCGCGTCATGTCACGCAGCTGCAGCGCATGACCCCGATCGCCGCTCCGGGAGCCCGGACCGCACCCCGCACGCGGTCGACGGCGTCGAAGGCCGGCGCGAAGGCTTGA
- a CDS encoding HAD-IIB family hydrolase — MWRIVPDSIRLVAFDLDDTLAPSKSAIDPRIGDLLIALAERVEVAVISGGQLTQFRRQVVERLPEADPQTLEHLHLLPTCGTQYYRLRDGDVQTVYAHSLTADEKTRALAAVEEEARRLGLWESETWGPILEDRGSQITFSALGQTAPLEAKKAWDPTGEKKNALRQAVADRIPDLEVRSGGSTSVDITHRGIDKAYGMRRLSEQTGISLDDMLFIGDRLDPDGNDYPVLAMGVACQAVDGWEETAEVLDALIPTLPSR; from the coding sequence ATGTGGAGAATCGTGCCCGACAGCATCCGACTGGTCGCCTTCGACCTCGACGACACCCTCGCCCCCTCGAAGAGCGCCATCGACCCGCGCATCGGCGACCTGCTGATCGCGCTCGCCGAACGCGTCGAGGTCGCCGTGATCTCCGGCGGACAGCTCACGCAGTTCCGCCGTCAGGTCGTCGAACGCCTGCCGGAGGCCGACCCGCAGACGCTCGAGCACCTGCACCTGCTGCCCACCTGCGGCACCCAGTACTACCGCCTCCGCGACGGCGACGTGCAGACCGTCTACGCACACAGCCTGACCGCCGACGAGAAGACCCGCGCCCTCGCCGCCGTCGAAGAAGAGGCTCGCCGCCTCGGTCTCTGGGAGAGCGAGACCTGGGGGCCCATCCTCGAAGACCGCGGCTCGCAGATCACCTTCTCCGCGCTCGGGCAGACGGCGCCGCTCGAAGCCAAAAAGGCCTGGGATCCCACCGGCGAAAAGAAGAACGCGCTGCGTCAGGCCGTCGCCGACCGCATCCCCGACCTCGAGGTGCGCTCGGGCGGCTCGACCTCGGTGGACATCACCCACCGCGGGATCGACAAGGCGTACGGAATGCGCCGGCTCTCGGAGCAGACGGGCATCAGCCTGGACGACATGCTCTTCATCGGCGACCGCCTCGACCCCGACGGGAACGACTACCCGGTGCTCGCCATGGGCGTGGCCTGCCAGGCCGTGGACGGGTGGGAGGAGACCGCCGAGGTGCTCGACGCTCTCATCCCCACCCTTCCCTCGCGCTGA
- a CDS encoding metallophosphoesterase, which yields MARRACQTALTALAAVGAVGAGAAVWGVGIERYLFTVRRHTLAVLPAGSRALRVLHVSDAHMAPWQHRKQEWMATLADLEPDLVVNTGDNLGHAEGLAGIRRAFDPLRGIPGVFVHGSNDVSAPSPRNPFRYFLGPSRTKHREVALDTDALDSYLRDELGWMDLNNAAGSLAVGGLRLDAFGVSDAHRGWERLDALPGALETLGDRSEAALTLGVTHAPYRHVLDAFVDLGAGTLWAGHTHGGQVRIPGSASALVANCDIPLDQARGLSSWARAGRDVPLNVSAGIGHSIFAPVRFGCRPEASLVTLTARA from the coding sequence GTGGCGCGACGCGCCTGCCAGACCGCCCTCACCGCCCTCGCGGCAGTGGGGGCGGTCGGCGCGGGAGCCGCGGTCTGGGGCGTCGGCATCGAGCGGTACCTGTTCACCGTCCGTCGCCACACGCTCGCGGTACTGCCCGCCGGAAGCCGCGCACTGCGGGTGCTGCACGTCTCCGACGCCCACATGGCGCCGTGGCAGCATCGCAAGCAGGAGTGGATGGCGACGCTCGCCGACCTCGAACCCGATCTCGTCGTCAACACCGGCGACAACCTCGGCCACGCCGAGGGCCTCGCCGGCATCCGTCGCGCCTTCGATCCGCTTCGGGGCATCCCGGGGGTGTTCGTGCACGGATCGAACGACGTCAGCGCACCCTCGCCGCGCAACCCGTTCCGGTACTTCCTCGGCCCCAGCCGCACGAAGCACCGCGAGGTGGCGCTGGACACCGACGCCCTCGACTCCTACCTGCGCGACGAGCTCGGGTGGATGGACCTCAACAACGCCGCCGGCAGCCTCGCCGTCGGCGGTCTGCGCCTCGACGCCTTCGGCGTCAGCGACGCCCACCGCGGCTGGGAGCGGCTGGATGCGCTGCCGGGGGCGCTCGAGACCCTCGGCGACCGGTCGGAGGCGGCCCTCACCCTCGGCGTCACGCACGCCCCGTACCGACACGTGCTGGACGCGTTCGTCGATCTCGGCGCAGGCACCCTGTGGGCCGGTCACACGCACGGCGGCCAGGTGCGCATCCCCGGCTCGGCGTCGGCGCTCGTGGCCAACTGCGACATCCCGCTCGATCAGGCACGCGGCCTCAGCAGCTGGGCACGCGCCGGCCGCGACGTGCCCCTCAACGTCAGCGCGGGCATCGGCCACTCGATCTTCGCGCCGGTGCGGTTCGGATGCCGCCCCGAGGCATCGCTGGTTACCCTTACCGCACGCGCCTGA
- a CDS encoding transglycosylase domain-containing protein, whose translation MPQKNRTASGALGGILGLVGLSAVAGVLITATVTPAIAVTGAAASSAITMFDKLPSVLEIEKLMLPSTIYYKNSDGDYVELTQFYDQNREPVTYDEVAPVMYDAILSSEDPRYYQHGGVDLIGTTRALLSNAQGGETQGGSSISQQYVKNILIQQCESNAEGETAEEEAAAKLACWTEATTAAGVEGYQRKLQEMRYAIALEQKYSKNDILLGYLNIANFGGTNYGIEAAARYYFNVSSSDLSVAQAATLAGIVQNPNTYRIDQPGGSTTNSEGAPLNTAPDGEVNEGDGTITALDTLLADGTITEEEYLAAADGYTLTKGRQLYVLSRMLDDGKITQEQYVEAAKSPIEPNITVPSSGCAEAGGSAFFCKYVQDVIAKDPAFGETQDERDAALRRGGLNIYTTLDIDLQLAAEQTMNETVPQSIDGMQLGSTTVSIEAETGRILSIAQNKTFSERADDVGDPTKTSLVYAGDSTFGSSNGFSAGSTYKLFTLIDWLENGNSLNEVLNGRVHEVTRLQNSCVDGGWWIDNSAEAINNFARDPGRVGTPMQFTAASLNSGFLAMAEQLDLCDIQADATKMGVVNAKTGQPAEADNMGAFSVLGDLNVSPISVAGAYATVANGGVYCEPQAIDRVTDSDGNELAVPERSCERVLEESVAATAAYALQGVMNGGTGAQGNPYDGIPVIGKTGTHETSQTWLVESSTKVATAAWVGNIEGFEDVFDYGVAYYRYALGKGVQTAANAKYGGGEFPAPDQNLLRTVYTDLPNVVGMSVDQATATLQEAGFSVTVGEEVDSSEAAGTIAEQSPGAGRVAGGTNVTIRPSNGQGVTVPDVSGQSLQDAVSSLRSAGFGSVQPGSCEATGSGDDDDDNGGGNDGDNGNGETQVTGTSPGAGELVNRSDTISVNYRAESC comes from the coding sequence ATGCCTCAGAAGAATCGGACGGCTAGCGGTGCGCTCGGGGGGATCCTGGGACTCGTCGGCCTGAGCGCGGTCGCCGGTGTTCTCATCACCGCCACGGTCACGCCCGCCATCGCCGTGACCGGTGCCGCGGCGTCGAGCGCCATCACGATGTTCGACAAGCTGCCGAGCGTGCTGGAGATCGAGAAGCTCATGCTTCCCTCCACCATCTACTACAAGAACTCCGACGGGGACTACGTCGAGTTGACGCAGTTCTACGACCAGAACCGCGAGCCGGTGACGTACGACGAGGTCGCCCCGGTCATGTACGACGCGATCCTCTCCAGCGAAGACCCGCGCTACTACCAGCACGGCGGCGTCGACCTCATCGGCACCACGCGCGCTCTCCTCAGCAATGCGCAGGGCGGCGAGACGCAGGGTGGCTCCTCGATCAGCCAGCAGTACGTCAAGAACATCCTCATCCAGCAGTGCGAGAGCAACGCCGAGGGCGAGACGGCCGAAGAAGAGGCCGCCGCCAAGCTCGCCTGCTGGACCGAGGCGACCACCGCAGCCGGCGTCGAGGGCTACCAGCGCAAGCTGCAGGAGATGCGCTACGCCATCGCGCTGGAGCAGAAGTACTCGAAGAACGACATCCTGCTCGGTTACCTGAACATCGCCAACTTCGGCGGCACCAACTACGGCATCGAGGCCGCCGCGCGGTACTACTTCAATGTCAGTTCGTCCGATCTCAGCGTCGCCCAGGCCGCGACGCTCGCGGGCATCGTTCAGAACCCGAACACGTACCGCATCGACCAGCCCGGCGGCTCGACCACCAACAGCGAGGGCGCGCCACTGAACACCGCGCCCGACGGCGAGGTCAACGAGGGCGACGGCACGATCACCGCCCTCGACACGCTCCTGGCCGACGGCACGATCACCGAAGAGGAGTACCTCGCAGCCGCCGACGGCTACACCCTCACCAAGGGACGTCAGCTCTACGTGCTCAGCCGCATGCTCGACGACGGCAAGATCACGCAGGAGCAGTACGTCGAGGCGGCCAAGTCGCCCATCGAGCCGAACATCACCGTGCCGTCCTCCGGCTGTGCCGAGGCCGGCGGGTCGGCGTTCTTCTGCAAGTACGTGCAGGACGTCATCGCGAAGGATCCCGCCTTCGGCGAGACGCAGGATGAGCGCGACGCCGCCCTGCGCCGGGGTGGCCTGAACATCTACACCACGCTCGACATCGACCTGCAGCTCGCCGCCGAGCAGACCATGAACGAGACCGTGCCGCAGTCGATCGACGGCATGCAGCTCGGATCGACCACCGTGAGCATCGAGGCCGAGACCGGCCGCATCCTCTCGATCGCACAGAACAAGACGTTCAGCGAGCGGGCCGACGACGTCGGCGACCCGACGAAGACGTCTCTGGTCTACGCCGGCGACTCGACTTTTGGCTCGTCCAACGGCTTCTCTGCGGGTTCGACGTACAAGCTGTTCACCTTGATCGACTGGCTCGAAAACGGGAACTCTCTGAATGAGGTTCTCAACGGCCGAGTGCACGAAGTCACGCGTCTGCAGAACAGCTGCGTCGACGGTGGCTGGTGGATCGACAACAGCGCCGAGGCGATCAACAACTTCGCTAGGGACCCGGGTCGCGTGGGAACCCCCATGCAGTTCACCGCCGCGTCACTCAACTCCGGCTTCCTCGCAATGGCAGAGCAACTCGACCTGTGCGACATTCAGGCGGACGCAACCAAGATGGGCGTGGTCAACGCGAAGACCGGCCAGCCGGCGGAGGCCGACAACATGGGTGCCTTCTCGGTTCTTGGTGATCTCAACGTCTCACCGATTTCGGTCGCCGGCGCATATGCAACAGTCGCCAATGGTGGTGTCTATTGCGAGCCGCAGGCGATCGATCGGGTGACCGATTCCGACGGCAACGAGCTCGCCGTCCCGGAGCGGTCGTGTGAGCGCGTGCTGGAGGAGTCGGTCGCAGCGACCGCCGCCTACGCTCTTCAGGGCGTGATGAACGGCGGCACGGGAGCGCAGGGAAACCCGTACGACGGTATTCCCGTGATCGGCAAGACCGGAACGCACGAGACCTCGCAGACGTGGCTGGTCGAGTCGAGCACGAAGGTCGCAACCGCCGCCTGGGTCGGCAACATCGAGGGATTCGAAGACGTCTTCGACTATGGCGTCGCGTACTACCGCTACGCCCTGGGCAAGGGCGTGCAGACGGCCGCGAACGCGAAGTACGGCGGCGGCGAGTTCCCCGCTCCCGACCAGAACCTGCTGCGCACGGTCTACACCGACCTGCCGAACGTCGTGGGCATGTCGGTCGATCAGGCGACAGCCACCCTTCAGGAGGCGGGCTTCAGCGTGACCGTCGGCGAAGAGGTCGACTCGAGCGAAGCCGCAGGCACGATCGCCGAGCAGAGCCCCGGCGCCGGCCGCGTGGCCGGTGGCACGAACGTGACCATCCGCCCGTCCAACGGTCAAGGTGTGACGGTTCCGGATGTGTCGGGTCAATCGCTGCAGGATGCGGTCAGCTCGCTGCGGTCGGCAGGCTTCGGCAGTGTGCAGCCGGGCAGTTGCGAGGCCACCGGAAGCGGTGACGATGATGACGACAACGGCGGCGGAAACGACGGCGACAATGGCAACGGCGAGACGCAGGTGACCGGCACCAGCCCCGGGGCCGGTGAGCTCGTCAACCGCAGCGACACCATCTCGGTGAACTACCGCGCCGAGTCCTGCTAG
- a CDS encoding DUF4177 domain-containing protein, whose translation MTTWEYMTTPLLIHNTAAILNNWGKQGWELVQVVPGPEGGLVGYFKRPSGGDGAANTAGLDAAAQAARQFDGGAA comes from the coding sequence ATGACGACGTGGGAGTACATGACCACGCCCCTGCTGATCCACAACACCGCCGCCATCTTGAACAACTGGGGCAAGCAGGGCTGGGAGCTCGTGCAGGTCGTCCCCGGTCCCGAGGGCGGTCTGGTCGGCTACTTCAAGCGTCCCTCCGGCGGCGACGGCGCAGCGAACACGGCGGGGCTGGATGCGGCCGCGCAGGCCGCGCGCCAGTTCGACGGAGGTGCGGCATGA
- a CDS encoding RidA family protein, whose protein sequence is MSVSERLADLGIELPQVVPPVAAYVPAKVHGDLVYTAGQLPIVGGALPATGKVGDGEGLVSAADAQVYARQCALNAVAAAAAAAGDVDRLSGVLKVVGFVSSVPDFTGQPGVINGASDVLGEIFGESGRHARSAVGVPVLPLDSPVEVEVVFTLA, encoded by the coding sequence ATGAGTGTCTCGGAGCGTCTCGCGGACCTGGGGATCGAGCTCCCGCAGGTGGTGCCGCCCGTCGCCGCATATGTGCCGGCGAAGGTGCACGGCGACCTCGTCTACACCGCAGGCCAGCTCCCCATCGTCGGGGGCGCACTGCCCGCGACCGGCAAGGTCGGTGACGGCGAGGGCCTCGTCTCCGCCGCCGATGCCCAGGTCTACGCGCGTCAGTGCGCGCTGAACGCCGTCGCGGCCGCAGCGGCTGCGGCAGGAGACGTCGACCGGCTGAGCGGCGTGCTGAAGGTGGTCGGCTTCGTCTCGTCCGTTCCCGATTTCACCGGCCAGCCCGGCGTCATCAACGGTGCGAGCGACGTGCTCGGGGAGATCTTCGGCGAGTCGGGCCGCCACGCCCGGTCGGCCGTCGGCGTGCCGGTTCTGCCGCTGGACAGCCCGGTCGAGGTCGAGGTCGTCTTCACCCTCGCCTGA
- a CDS encoding uracil-DNA glycosylase family protein, producing the protein MSSLDALRARVAEHPSNAWARERGWDPLIVGTERARVLILSQAPGRLAQASGIAFDDPSGRLLRSWMGVTDEEFWNPDLVAVLPMDAYFPGKGTSGDKPPRRDFADRWHPMFLERFADVRLRIVIGGYAQRRYLGSSDVTANVRAAETFLPMYPIVHPSPLARGWRTRNPWFVEEKVPQLRLLVRDAIGRE; encoded by the coding sequence ATGAGCTCTCTCGACGCGTTGCGCGCCCGCGTCGCGGAGCATCCCTCCAACGCCTGGGCGCGCGAGCGCGGATGGGACCCGCTGATCGTCGGCACCGAGCGGGCGCGCGTGCTCATCCTCAGCCAGGCGCCGGGGCGACTCGCCCAGGCGTCCGGCATCGCCTTCGACGACCCCAGCGGACGCCTCCTGCGCAGCTGGATGGGAGTGACCGACGAGGAATTCTGGAACCCCGACCTCGTCGCGGTGCTGCCGATGGACGCCTACTTCCCGGGCAAGGGGACCAGCGGCGACAAGCCGCCGCGCCGAGACTTCGCCGACCGCTGGCACCCGATGTTCCTCGAGCGGTTCGCCGACGTGCGCCTGCGCATCGTCATCGGCGGCTACGCGCAGCGCCGCTATCTCGGGTCATCGGATGTGACCGCCAACGTGCGCGCAGCGGAGACGTTCCTGCCGATGTACCCCATCGTGCATCCATCGCCCCTCGCGCGCGGCTGGCGCACGCGGAACCCGTGGTTCGTCGAGGAGAAGGTTCCGCAGCTGCGCCTTCTCGTGCGTGACGCCATCGGCCGGGAGTGA
- the acs gene encoding acetate--CoA ligase yields the protein MSSQIDHLLSEDRRFSPSPAFAAAAVGDAELYARAEADRPAFWAEQARDLLHWHTPFTTTLDWSNPPFAEWFADGELNVAYNCLDRHVEAGHGDRVALLWEGEPGDERRVTYAELTDEVKRVANVLTDLGVGRGDRVAIYLPMIPEAIAAMLAVARVGAIHSVVFGGFSADSLRARIDDAGAKLVITADGGYRKGKVSALKPAVDAALADRNGSGPQETVEHVLVVRRGGNDVEWNAERDLWWHDVVPAASADHEAEAFPAETPLFILYTSGTTGKPKGILHTSGGYLTQAAFTNRVVHDIHPDTDVYWCTADIGWITGHSYVTYGPLANGATQVLYEGTPDTPHPGRWWELVEKYSVTVLYTAPTAIRSFMKIGRTVPQSFDLSSLRLLGSVGEPINPEAWMWYREIIGSGRAPIVDTWWQTETGAIMISALPGVTEAKPGSAQVPLPGIAVDVVDESGEHVGNGNGGLLVVTEPWPSMLRGIWGDPDRFVETYWSKFADRGFYFAGDGARLDDDGDVWLLGRVDDVMNVSGHRLSTAEIESALVAHEATAEAAVVGASDETTGQAVVAFVILKQSFLDAHSAEGLAETLRRWVGEQIGPIARPRDIYIVAELPKTRSGKIMRRLLRDVAEGREVGDTTTLADTMVMSTIQAKITS from the coding sequence ATGAGCAGTCAGATCGACCACCTGCTGAGCGAGGATCGGCGATTCTCCCCCTCCCCCGCGTTCGCCGCCGCAGCCGTCGGCGACGCCGAGCTCTACGCGAGGGCGGAGGCCGACCGCCCGGCGTTCTGGGCCGAGCAGGCCCGCGACCTGCTCCACTGGCACACGCCGTTCACCACGACCCTCGACTGGTCGAATCCGCCGTTCGCGGAGTGGTTCGCCGACGGTGAGCTCAACGTCGCCTACAACTGCCTCGACCGCCACGTCGAAGCCGGCCACGGCGACCGGGTCGCCCTGCTCTGGGAGGGCGAGCCCGGCGATGAACGACGCGTGACCTACGCGGAGCTCACCGACGAGGTCAAGCGCGTCGCGAACGTGCTCACCGATCTCGGCGTCGGCCGGGGAGACCGCGTCGCGATCTATCTGCCGATGATCCCCGAGGCGATCGCCGCGATGCTCGCCGTCGCCCGCGTCGGCGCCATCCACTCGGTCGTCTTCGGCGGCTTCTCCGCCGACAGTCTGCGCGCACGCATCGACGATGCCGGCGCGAAGCTCGTGATCACCGCCGACGGCGGGTATCGCAAGGGAAAGGTGTCGGCCTTGAAACCTGCGGTCGACGCCGCCCTCGCCGACCGCAACGGCAGCGGTCCGCAAGAGACGGTCGAGCACGTGCTGGTGGTGCGCCGCGGCGGCAACGACGTCGAATGGAACGCCGAGCGCGACCTCTGGTGGCACGACGTCGTCCCCGCGGCCTCGGCCGACCATGAAGCGGAGGCCTTCCCCGCCGAGACGCCGCTGTTCATCCTCTACACCTCCGGCACCACCGGGAAGCCCAAGGGGATCCTGCACACATCGGGGGGCTACCTCACCCAGGCGGCCTTCACCAACCGGGTCGTGCACGACATCCATCCCGACACCGACGTCTACTGGTGCACCGCCGACATCGGATGGATCACCGGTCACTCGTACGTCACCTACGGCCCGCTCGCGAACGGCGCCACCCAGGTGCTGTACGAGGGCACGCCGGACACGCCGCATCCGGGGCGCTGGTGGGAGCTCGTCGAGAAGTACAGCGTCACGGTGCTCTACACCGCACCGACCGCCATCCGCTCGTTCATGAAGATCGGCCGCACCGTGCCGCAGTCGTTCGACCTGTCGAGTCTGCGTCTGCTCGGGTCGGTCGGTGAACCCATCAACCCCGAGGCGTGGATGTGGTACCGCGAGATCATCGGGTCGGGCCGCGCACCGATCGTGGACACCTGGTGGCAGACCGAGACGGGCGCGATCATGATCTCGGCCCTTCCCGGGGTCACCGAGGCCAAACCGGGATCGGCGCAGGTGCCCCTCCCGGGGATCGCGGTCGACGTCGTCGACGAGAGCGGTGAGCACGTGGGGAACGGCAACGGCGGCCTGCTCGTGGTCACCGAGCCGTGGCCGAGCATGCTGCGCGGCATCTGGGGCGATCCCGACAGGTTCGTCGAGACGTACTGGTCGAAGTTCGCCGATCGCGGGTTCTACTTCGCCGGCGACGGCGCGCGGCTCGACGACGACGGCGACGTCTGGCTGCTCGGCCGTGTCGACGACGTCATGAACGTCTCCGGGCATCGGCTGTCGACCGCGGAGATCGAGTCGGCTCTCGTCGCGCACGAAGCGACCGCCGAAGCCGCCGTCGTCGGGGCGTCGGATGAGACCACCGGGCAGGCGGTGGTGGCGTTCGTCATCCTCAAGCAGAGCTTCCTCGACGCCCACTCGGCCGAGGGTCTCGCCGAGACGCTGCGCCGCTGGGTCGGCGAGCAGATCGGTCCGATCGCCCGTCCGCGCGACATCTACATCGTGGCCGAGCTTCCGAAGACCCGGTCGGGCAAGATCATGAGGCGGCTGCTGCGCGACGTCGCCGAAGGACGCGAGGTCGGCGACACCACGACCCTCGCCGACACGATGGTGATGTCCACGATCCAGGCGAAGATCACGTCATAG
- a CDS encoding TadA family conjugal transfer-associated ATPase has translation MAAPFVVARRGEPRPVSVETPGASVAVAATPPVVRAEATSPEVMRPFDRVLEDPSVTDLFVSAARGLHVDRGGGARPEPGWRLTEEEVRNLAIALIGAGDRHIDDAHPCIDVRLAEGIRVHAVLPPIALAGTEISIRIPRVARPGLDELERSGMFDAPVRAWLEKIVGERRNILVTGAAGAGKTTLLAALLSAAAHTERIVTVEDVAELRVGHPHHVRLEARQANLEGAGAIDLARLVREALRMRPDRLAVGEVRGAELRDLLGALNTGHDGGAGTVHANGIAEVAARLEALGALAGWDDRTLARQTVSAVHLVIHVARSGDGARRIAAVGRPTLEESGRLRVEELTWPPA, from the coding sequence ATGGCCGCTCCTTTCGTCGTCGCTCGTCGAGGCGAGCCGCGCCCTGTTTCGGTGGAGACTCCGGGTGCCTCTGTCGCCGTCGCGGCGACGCCTCCGGTCGTGCGCGCCGAGGCGACCTCGCCCGAGGTGATGCGCCCGTTCGACCGTGTGCTCGAGGACCCGAGTGTGACCGACCTCTTCGTCAGTGCCGCGCGCGGCCTGCACGTCGACCGTGGCGGCGGCGCGCGCCCCGAACCGGGCTGGCGCCTGACCGAGGAAGAGGTGCGCAATCTCGCGATCGCGCTGATCGGAGCGGGGGACCGGCACATCGATGACGCCCACCCGTGCATCGACGTGCGGCTCGCCGAGGGCATCCGGGTTCATGCGGTGCTTCCGCCGATCGCCCTCGCCGGAACCGAGATCTCGATCCGGATCCCGCGCGTGGCTCGTCCGGGGCTCGACGAGCTCGAGCGCTCGGGCATGTTCGACGCGCCCGTTCGCGCCTGGCTGGAGAAGATCGTGGGCGAGCGCCGGAACATCCTCGTCACCGGGGCTGCGGGTGCGGGCAAGACGACGCTGCTCGCCGCGCTGCTGTCGGCGGCCGCGCACACGGAGCGCATCGTCACGGTCGAGGACGTTGCCGAGCTGAGAGTGGGGCATCCGCATCACGTGCGCCTGGAGGCGCGGCAGGCGAATCTCGAGGGTGCCGGGGCGATCGACCTTGCGCGGCTCGTGCGCGAGGCGCTGCGCATGCGCCCGGATCGTCTCGCGGTCGGCGAGGTGCGCGGTGCGGAACTGCGGGATCTGCTGGGGGCGCTGAACACCGGCCACGACGGCGGCGCGGGCACGGTGCACGCGAACGGCATCGCCGAGGTCGCCGCCCGACTCGAGGCCCTCGGCGCGCTCGCCGGCTGGGACGATCGCACTCTCGCTCGACAGACCGTCAGCGCGGTCCATCTCGTGATCCACGTCGCCCGATCCGGCGACGGCGCCCGGCGCATCGCGGCCGTCGGCCGGCCGACCCTCGAGGAGTCGGGTCGTCTTCGCGTGGAGGAACTGACGTGGCCGCCCGCCTGA